Genomic window (Festucalex cinctus isolate MCC-2025b chromosome 7, RoL_Fcin_1.0, whole genome shotgun sequence):
TTGCCGTCACATTTATGCACCATTTCCTTTCTTTTCAAGAGGACGTTAAAAAACACataaagacaaagaaaaaataaacatacttGCAGATATTGTACTGAACAACTGTTGCTAGGCTGATTAAGTGGGGCAGAATCATTTGTGTCTTATAGTCCAATTTACTATAATGCTTATGATGCTGCTTCCTTTCCAGGGGGctaaagaaaacacacacacaagccaaaggggggaaaaacactTGCAGATATTATAATTAGCAACTGTTGCTAGGCAGGACTAAGTGGGGCAGAATCATTTGTGCCCCATTATCTAATTTACTGTCATGCTTATGATGCTGCTTCCTTTCCAGGGGGCTAAAGAAAACACACACTTAagccaaagggggaaaaaaacacttgcagATATTGTAATTATTAACTGTTGCTAGGCAGACTGTGTGGGGCAGAATGATTTGTGCCCCATACctgaactattttatttttaaattgcatacACGATCACATTTACTTTGGGGCacaatgctacaaaaaaaaaaaaaaagtttcagccGCAACACAATAGCTCCATCTTTAGTCACTTGTTACTAAGCAGAATAAAATGTGACTGTTAGTTCCCCTGAAGACTCAAAATTGTCCATGGCTGTTAATCCAGCTCACCATAATGAGgacaactgcagagaatgagaAAAGAAAATTGAAGGATGAATGTTCTTCCGTCTGAAGCAATTTATGTGAGGAGCCGTTGTCATTGGAGCTCCCATTAaagtgaattattatgaaatgtaAGTGTTAATTATTGATTGTGCTTGTCTTGGCTGACAATCAACTATTCATGTTAAGGGGCTTATTAATCAAAGTACTGGCAGGCACATTGCACAAGATAGATCAGGTAGGTCAGGCTGATCTTTTTTGACATCTACTGCTATCATTTTGTGACAAGAtgacaaaaaaagcaaattaaaaGCAAAAGACAGATGTGGAGATAATTGCGTGTTTATGTGTTTGAAGGTGGTGGGTGAGTGGCGCTTCAGCTTGATCCACTGCGACATCTTGTTGACTCTCGACGTGATGATGTGCACTGCCAGCATCCTCAACCTGTGTGCCATCAGCATCGACAGGTACACTCCCAAGATCACTTTTTTTCTCACTATTAAACAATGGATCGTATTCATTACTAGTTAGTTACTGTTATTTGAACTTATTTGTCTTTGGGATATACGACTTAATTGAAACTCAAGTCAAGGAGAGAGGAGTTATGCATGCAGAATCAAACTAGTCAGATATTGGAtgaatgttaaatattttaattttggacTCTGAATCGCTTATGtgaaaattatccatccatccattttcttgaccgcttattcctcacaagggtcgcgggggctgctggcgcttatctcagctggctctgggcagtaggcaggggacaccctggactggttgccaaccaatcgcagggcacacagagacgaacaaccatccacactcacacgcacaccgagggacaattcagagcgcccaattaacctgccatgcatgtctttggaatgtgggaggagaccggagtacccggagaagacccacgcgggcacggggagaacatgcaaactccacccaggaaggtccgagccaggactcgaaccggagacctcagaactgggaagcggacgtgctaaccagtcgactaccgtgccgcccgcttatgtgaaaattaaaatttaaaaataaaataaaaataaataatagattttttaatagatatatttttttaatttaaaatacagaaaaaaataagtgtACAACATTAAATATTTTACTTACTTTTTCAAAATATTCTGACATTGGACAGGCATTAaagattttcattttaaaatttgtatcggatgttttaaaaactaattaatgAAATCAAGTCAAATTCAATGGaaaattataaacaaaatggttttaaaaaattaatggatttgtaaattatttaaattttattacattaaagATGTTTGTAATCAATATAGACAAATTCATATATATGCTTATTGCatgtaaaaattaaatacaaaccatacataaataaatgtttaaaaacaaaaaaggtaaaGAATTGTACATAAAAGTTACATACAATGTACGTACAAATGTATTATGCTAAAACCGTGccattggaaaatcatgcacaatttgaatatttaaaataatttttttcacgTACCACTGGAGGGCGCTCACTGTGCAAAATATAGTGGATTCTCTAGATTCTGATCAGATATTATTGGGCTGGGCCTCGAATCCCAAAAATTCCATGAAAAATTGACACGCATTATAAGTGCAttgggtattaaaaaaaaatattgaaaatcaataaataaacatccCAAATTCTTGAGTCAGCAGGGATGAGGTGCTAATAAGCATTTTCTACTAAAATGGGGCCaggctcctaaaaaaaaattaataaatgaaaaaaaaaaaaatgattccacaaatagGTATTGAATTTGTTTATATGCAGGGGTCCACACACTGTATGGAAAATAATCATTTCCAGGGTTAGTCTAAAACCAGTGGTGGTGACAAACTGAATTTCTGCCCTGACTCCCAAatttaaaccaaaataaatgacttgtcaatttaaaaaaaaaatgcacttgtgGGATCAATCTATTCACATTTGTAACTCTCCCAGCCTAGttcaaatggatctttgacgttgAAATATGCAAAGAAGTTGAAGCTTGTTGTGAAAATGAattttgattttgaataaaacaaagttgaaattaaatttttcaaaatgaaagttgaatttgatatttaaaaaatgattccTGCGTGCGAGTTGCAGGTACACGGCGGTGGCCATGCCCTTGTTGTACAACACGCGCTACAGCTCCAGAAGGAGGGTGGCGCTGATGATCGCCGCCGTATGGTTCCTCTCTTTCGCCATCTCCTGCCCGTTGCTCTTTGGACTCAACAACACCGGTACCACGGAAAATATCAACtctcttgtttttgtatgcCGGTCAAGCGTCTACAAAATGTGTTGCTCaaaatatatgcaaaataaGTTGTCTTTTGGTTCAAAATCTAACTCACGCTATTGATACTTGGActagaaaatacttttttaggTGGTAAATTGTGTCAAAGGTTTTTGGGTGGTGGAGGTGATTGAAGTGCGTTTTCCTGCCCCCCCAGCGGGCCGCGAAGGCACCACGTGCAGCTTCGCAGACCCCGCCTTCGTGGTCTACTCGTCGGTGGCGTCCTTCTACGTGCCCTTCATTGTCACCTTGCTGGTGTACGCGCAAATCTGCGTGGTTCTGCGCAGGCGAGGCCGACGCACGGCGCCCCCCCGGGGCCACAGCGGGCCCGAGGAGCCACAGCGGCACAGGAAGGTAGCTGACATTGCCTTCACCAGGGAATGTTTGTTTTGGTGGCTGTTTTGTTATGTTAGTTTGTGGGTTGATggaaaaactacaaaaatagtTGTAGGGAACTTCCAATTAAATTCCAAGTAAATTCTGACACGAGAAACACAGATCTGAATTTGCTTTAAAAGGTCttgaaagtggaagtcaaccttcaacatttcttgactataatgttaaaaatgacctcactagtctaaacatggcattctgattaatattagatttgtggaataagagttatgaagcaaaatgcagccatttttcatccatctcagggggcgcccattttctgtcgactgaagatgacgtcattgTGATTGGTCACaagtgacaaccaatcacagctcagcttcagaaaacaggtgagctgtgattggttgttagctgacctgcgcaacagtgatgtcatcttcggtcgacagcaagtgacaaaatggccgccccctgagatggctaaaaacagctggattttgctgcttaattaacTCATACTACTAACACGatcttaaccagaataccatatttagactactggagctgcatataacatattattgtcaaaaaataaataaaatgggttgacttctcctttacttaaaaatggcaaagatggaGTTAGCTAACTCTTGCTCAAAATGGCTCTATTGCTTCTGATGGGGATGAAacatttacatttcagtaggtacattgatttaaaaatgaatatatacaTAGAAAATATAACAATTAGACTTTGTAATGGACTTTTCTATTGGTCATATTAATGGCTAATTTTGCCTTCAAAATGGATAGTGCACTGATGTTAGCTAGCACTAGCAAGCTAGCCACGTTTTGCTAAATCACTCAAAGCcaaaacattcattttcaacataaCTGTGAGAAAATGACTTCCACAGAGCCGATGATGGCGGTTTGGTTCTTCCCAATCTGTTGCTTTGTGTTTCCCAGAATAAATGTACGCAACCAGAGGATGTAAAACTGTGCGCTTTGATCTTGAGACCGTCCACCGCAGCCCCCCAGCGAAAGCGAGTGGTGAGTCTTAAGAGTTTGCGTTTTTGTAGTTTCAATATTTTGTCAGCGGAGTTACAGCGTACAATTCTTATATAAAgtaactgttgttgttgttgtagacgCTGGTGAAGGAGGCGACGGCGCACCCCCTGGAGGAGGAGCGCAGTCGCTTCCTGCCGCAGACCGAGCGCAGCTCAGCCGAGCCGCCCGTCGCCCGGACGACCTCGTCGCGCCCGCAACCGGGCCGGGCGAGCGTCTCGCTTTCCGTCTCGGTGGGGCCCGCCCCGGCCCTCCCTTGCACGGTGACGCGCTCCGCCCTGACGCCCCGCCCCCCCACGTTGGAGGACGGCATGCGAGGGCGCGAGGGCTGGCGGGAgcacggcggtggcggcggcggcggccggccggctgGCGTCACCAAGGACAGGGCCCGCGGCAGGATGTCGCAGCAGAAGGAGAGGAAGGCCACGCAGATGCTCGCCATTGTGCTTGGTGAACCGCACCATCGCCGATTTTAAAAGACCTTATCAGCCAAACGATTAATCGGCCCCAAgttgagtttttgtttgtttgtttgtttgtttgtttgtttgtttgttttcccaggCGTGTTCATCATCTGCTGGCTGCCCTTTTTCCTGACGCACGTCCTGAAGGCGCACTGCGCCAGTTGCTGCATCTCGCCCTCGCTGTACAGCGCCGTCACCTGGCTGGGCTACCTCAACAGCGCCGTCAACCCCGTCATCTACACCACCTTCAACGTGGAGTTCCGCAAGGCCTTCATCAAGATCCTCCTCTGTTGACCGTGCTCGGATTCGGGGGAAATGAGGGTGATTTTTAAAAGGTGATATACcaacattgattgattgattgattgattctcactagtcacttcattaggtacacctacacCAGTGATTCTCAGTGTGGTCCACAAAGGCACAAAGCCATTGCATGTCAAAGGCCATCTGCAACCAAATACATAGCAATTAAGGACAAACCAGTTGaccttattttttgttgttgttgaaaacaACATTCAGGTGTATCCAACgtcaatacattttcatttaatctTAAagattttggggattttttacattcaaattttgtttagctttttattgctatgtGAGTACACTGTATAGGCttatgtacaggactgtctcagaaaattagaatattgtgataaagcccattattttctgtaatgcaattaaataggcacaaatgccatacattctggattcattacaaatcaactacaatattgcaagccttttattgttttaatattggtgattatggcCTATTTTTACTTGGTCccaggaaatattctaatattttgagataggatatttgagttttcttaagctgtaagtcataatcagcaatattaaaataataaaaggcttgctttgtaatgaatccagaatgtatggcatttttgcttatttaatggcataacagaaaataatggactttatcacaatattgtaattttctgagacagtcctggaTGTctgtggagggagggagggagagagagagacattaCATTTTACTGTgacatacttttaaaaacaatacatgTTTTACTCTTTATGTACAGtgcaatattttttacatacagTTCAGTTATATTTAACTTTAAAGTACAGTGCGCTCACATGTAATATTTAAGAACCGCTTTAATTGTGTATTTAGATACATTTTATGTAACTTTTATGTCcaatacattttaatcaaatcaagtaaattatttttattttatatttaagcaGTGTTGATGTTGaaactgtgcataatgttacagtgtcttagaaaaatgctctttttttttttcaaaatatatttttgcaagACAGGATGTGATAATAAAACGACATATacagtc
Coding sequences:
- the drd2l gene encoding dopamine receptor D2 like isoform X1 translates to MTSHNSSADISPPPPPPPPPPPPPPPSSLPLSTLHFNSSSALASATPSYVPLSLAGNCSVAASTPSSPPYNFYAVLLVLLIFCVVFGNVLVCVAVSRERALQTTTNYLIVSLAVSDLLLATLVMPWGVYLEVVGEWRFSLIHCDILLTLDVMMCTASILNLCAISIDRYTAVAMPLLYNTRYSSRRRVALMIAAVWFLSFAISCPLLFGLNNTAGREGTTCSFADPAFVVYSSVASFYVPFIVTLLVYAQICVVLRRRGRRTAPPRGHSGPEEPQRHRKNKCTQPEDVKLCALILRPSTAAPQRKRVTLVKEATAHPLEEERSRFLPQTERSSAEPPVARTTSSRPQPGRASVSLSVSVGPAPALPCTVTRSALTPRPPTLEDGMRGREGWREHGGGGGGGRPAGVTKDRARGRMSQQKERKATQMLAIVLGVFIICWLPFFLTHVLKAHCASCCISPSLYSAVTWLGYLNSAVNPVIYTTFNVEFRKAFIKILLC
- the drd2l gene encoding dopamine receptor D2 like isoform X2, which encodes MTSHNSSADISPPPPPPPPPPPPPPPSSLPLSTLHFNSSSALASATPSYVPLSLAGNCSVAASTPSSPPYNFYAVLLVLLIFCVVFGNVLVCVAVSRERALQTTTNYLIVSLAVSDLLLATLVMPWGVYLEVVGEWRFSLIHCDILLTLDVMMCTASILNLCAISIDRYTAVAMPLLYNTRYSSRRRVALMIAAVWFLSFAISCPLLFGLNNTGTTCSFADPAFVVYSSVASFYVPFIVTLLVYAQICVVLRRRGRRTAPPRGHSGPEEPQRHRKNKCTQPEDVKLCALILRPSTAAPQRKRVTLVKEATAHPLEEERSRFLPQTERSSAEPPVARTTSSRPQPGRASVSLSVSVGPAPALPCTVTRSALTPRPPTLEDGMRGREGWREHGGGGGGGRPAGVTKDRARGRMSQQKERKATQMLAIVLGVFIICWLPFFLTHVLKAHCASCCISPSLYSAVTWLGYLNSAVNPVIYTTFNVEFRKAFIKILLC